A genomic window from Xyrauchen texanus isolate HMW12.3.18 chromosome 31, RBS_HiC_50CHRs, whole genome shotgun sequence includes:
- the LOC127625559 gene encoding eukaryotic translation initiation factor 4E type 2-like, whose product MNQFEHLSEEDSGDQEEMKDNSETDGGSINNNNNNRRKAVTPGVGEHPLQYNYTFWYSRRTPSRPANTQSYEQNIRQMGTVASVEQFWKFYSHLLRPGELTGHSDFHLFKEGIKPMWEDEANKNGGKWIIRLRKGLASRFWENIILAMLGEQFMVGEEICGVVVSIRFQEDILSIWNKTASDQVTTSRIRDTLRRVLNLPPNTIMEYKTHNDSLKDNSSFRNTKITL is encoded by the exons ATGAATCAGTTTGAACA TTTGTCGGAGGAAGACTCCGGTGACCAAGAGGAGATGAAGGACAACAGCGAGACTGATGGAGgatcaataaataataacaacaacaacagacgCAAG GCTGTGACTCCAGGTGTAGGGGAACACCCGCTGCAGTATAACTACACCTTCTGGTACTCTCGCCGGACGCCCAGTCGTCCCGCCAACACTCAGAGTTATGAGCAGAACATCAGACAGATGGGGACAGTGGCGTCG gtGGAACAGTTCTGGAAGTTCTACAGTCATCTGCTGCGACCTGGAGAGCTGACGGGACACAGCGACTTCCACCTGTTCAAAGAGGGAATCAAACCCATGTGggag gacgAGGCCAATAAAAATGGCGGGAAGTGGATCATTCGTCTGCGGAAGGGTCTGGCGTCTCGCTTCTGGGAGAACATCATCTTGGCGATGTTGGGGGAACAGTTCATGGTGGGAGAAGAGATCTGTGGTGTGGTCGTCTCTATACGATTCCAG GAGGATATTCTGTCCATCTGGAATAAAACAGCCAGTGATCAGGTGACGACATCACGGATACGAGACACACTGCGACGAGTGCTGAACCTGCCCCCAAACACCATCATGGAGTACAAGACACACAACGACAGCCTCaa GGATAACTCCAGTTTCCGGAATACAAAGATCACTTTGTGA